AAATATGGGCATAGCCGTTTTCCGCAAGAAGCGCGTCCAGTTCATGGGCGATGCGGTCGGCCAGCGACAACCCGTGATAGACGAGCGCCGAATAGAGCTGCACCGCCGAGGCCCCTGCGAGAATCTTCTGATAGGCCTGCGCACCGGAGGAAATGCCGCCCACGCCGATCAATGGCAGCTGGCCTTCGGTCGCGCGGGAGAGTTTGGCCAGAACCCGTGTCGATTTCTCGAAAAGCGGCGCGCCGGACATGCCGCCTTTTTCCGCGGCATGGGCACTGTGCAGCCCGTCGCGCGACAGGGTTGTGTTGGTGGCGATGATCGCGTCGATACCGCTGTGGCGGGCCACCTGCGCGATGTCGATAATTTCGTCATCGGTCAGATCGGGCGCGATCTTGAGGAAGATCGGGATCGGGCGGGCCAATGTGTTACGGGTGCGGATCACATCCGCCAGAAGCGCGCCCAAGGCCTCGGGGCCCTGTAGGTCGCGCAGCTTTTCCGTATTGGGCGACGAGACATTGACGGTGGCAAAATCAAGCCACGGTCCGGCATGGGCCAGCACCTTGGCAAAATCCGCCGCGCGATCCACGCTGTCCTTATTGGCCCCCAGATTAAGCCCCACCGGAATGCCGGCAGGCCGTCCCGCAAGGCGGTGGGCGATGGGTTCCATGCCTTCGTTATTGAAGCCGAAGCGGTTGATGACGGCACGGTCCTCGGTCAGGCGGAACAGGCGCGGTTTGGGGTTTCCGGGCTGGGCGCGCGGCGTGGCGGCCCCGACTTCCAGAAAGCCGAACCCCGCCCGCATCAGCGGGGCGACCGCTTCGGCATTCTTGTCGAACCCTGCCGCCAGTCCGACCGGATTGGGCAGGGCAAGACCGGCGATTTCGGTGGCGATGCGCGGGCTTGTCCAGACGCCTTTCATCGGCACCAGACCAGCAGCCAGAGCGCGGATCGACAGACCATGCGCGCGTTCCGGATTGAAGTAATGCAGGGCGCGCAGGCCAAGGGACTCGATCAGGGGCATCACAGGGTCTCCGGAAAGATATGGCCCTCGGGGCCTTGGGGAAGCGGATGGGTGGCGTGGACCTCGTGCAGGGCCAGCGCGCGGTAGAGATGCGGGAAGAGCGCCCCGCCGCGCGAGACCTCCCATCTGAGCGCCGCACCCAACGCATCGGCGTCGACGCTGGCCAGCACCAGATCACCGGCACCGGCGAAGTGCTTTGCCGCGGTTTCGCGCATCTGCTCTGCCGTGGAAAAATGGATAAACCCGTCGGCCAGATCGACCGGCGCGCCCGATGTGGTGCCCTGCGCCTGAAGCGCCTGCCATTCGGCGGGGCGAAAGATCTTGTAAATCAGCATGGCGTTCACATGCCCAATGACGCGGAAATAATCAATCTCTTTCGGAAAAACCGAAAGAATCCGTCTTGCGGGCAGGGGCTGTCACACAGAGTTTTGACAGACTGGTCAAATTCTGGATCACTGGGACGCATCTGAGCGGAGGAATTTCATGACAACCCGAATTTCAAACGCCCCCTTGGCAGGGCTTGCGCTGGTGGCGGGGCTTTTTGCGGCGGATATGGCGCGTGCCGAGTTTACGCTGAATGTGCTGCATACCAATGATTTCCATGCGCGCTTCGAACCGATCAACAAATATGACGCGACCTGCTCTGCCGAGGAGGATGCCGAGGGGCAGTGTTTTGGTGGCTCGGCGCGTCTGGTCACGGCGGTCCGGCAGGCCCGCGCCAAGGCGGCGCATTCGATCCTGCTGGATGCCGGTGACCAGTTTCAGGGCTCGCTGTTTTACACCTATTACAAAGGGCGGGCGGCGGCTGAGTTCATGACCGTGTTGGGGTATCAGGCGATGACGGTGGGCAATCACGAATTCGATGACGGGCCCGAGACATTGCGCGCCTTTATCGACCGGCTCGATTTTCCGGTGCTGATGGCCAATGCCGACCTAACGCGGTCGCCGGAGCTGTCGGGGGTGGTCAGGCGCTCGACGGTGCTGGAGGTCGGAGGGGAGAAAATCGGCATTATCGGCCTGACGCCGCAAGACAATGCCGAACTGTCGAGCCCCGGTCCGACGATCACCTTCCTTGATCCGGTGCCGGTCGTGAAGGCCGAACTGGCCAAATTGCAGGCCAGCGGCGTCAACAAGATCATCGTGCTGTCGCATTCGGGCTATGAGGTCGACCGGAAGATCGCGCAAGCCGTGCCGGATGTGGATGTGATCGTGGGGGGGCATAGCCATACGCTATTGGGTAATATGGCGGGGGCCAAGGGGCCGTATCCCACGATGATCGGCAAGACCGCGATCGTGCAGGCCTTCGCCTATAGCAAATATCTGGGTGATCTGGAGGTGACCTTTGACGATGCGGGCACTGTGCTGTCCGCCAAGGGGCAGCCGATTTTGCTGGATGCTTCGGTGCCCGAAGACGGGGCGGCCAAAGCTCGTATTGCCGAGCTTGCCAAACCCCTTGACGAGATCCGTAACAAGGTGGTGGCGCAGGCGCACGGAGCGATCGATGGCGCGCGCGAGATCTGTCGTTTCGAGGAGTGTCCGATGGGCGACCTGCTGGCCGATGCCATGCTGGCGCGGGTCAGGGATCAGGGCGTCGATATTGCCCTGACCAACGGGGGCGGGCTGCGGGCTTCGTTGCCTGCAGGGGATGTGACGATGGGCGATGTGCTGACGGTCCTGCCGTTCCAGAATACGCTCTCGACCTTCGAGACACAGGGGGCGGTGATTCTGGCGGCACTGGAAAACGGGGCCAGCCAGATGGAAGAGGGGGCGGGCCGGTTTGCGCAGGTTGCGGGGCTGACCTATCGGGTGACCCCCGGCGCAGCAGTTGGTGCGCGGATTTCCGATGTGATGGTCTCGCAGAACGGGGCATGGGTCCCGCTTGATCCGCAGGCGCGCTATGGTGTGGTCACCAACAACTATCTGCGGGCGGGCGGCGACGGCTATGCCATGTTCCAGACCGGTGCCGAGAATGCCTATGATTACGGGCCCGATCTGGCGGATGTGCTGGCCGAGTATATGACCGCGCGAACACCTGTTACGCCTTACACCGATAGCCGTATAACTGTTGTGAAATAAGTGCTTGCTTGGGGGCTGTCTGAGGCCCCCAGTCCAGACCGGAGGTCCCCCCTTGTCCCGAGAGCCTATTCTGCCCGATCCTGCCGCCTTTCTGGTCCGCCTTTTCAAAGCGGCGGTGGCGGCTGCCGATCCGATGATCTGTATTCCGCGCGCCTTGGGCCCGAAGCCCGAGGGACGGGTGGTGGTTGTCGGGGCGGGAAAAGCCTCTGCCCGTATGGCGGAGGCGGTAGAATCGGTCTGGGGGCCGTGTGAGGGGCTGGTGATCACCCGCTATGGCTACGGGCGCCCGACCAAAGGGATCGAGATCGTCGAGGCCGCCCATCCCGTACCCGATCAGGCGGGGGTCACGGCCACGCGCCGGATGCTGGAGCTGCTTGCGGGGCTGGGGGCGCAGGACACGGTGATCGCGCTGATCTCCGGTGGTGGCTCGGCGCTTTTGTGTGCGCCTGCAGGAGACATCACCTTGGCCGAGAAACAGGCGGTCAATGCCATGTTGCTGGCATCGGGGGCGAGCATTGACCGGATGAATGTGCTGCGCAAACATCTGAGCGCGGTCAAGGGCGGGCAACTGGCGGCGGCGGCCTATCCGGCGCAGCTTCGGGCTTTGCTGATTTCGGATGTGCCCGGCGATGACCCGGCCTTTATCGCCTCTGGCCCGACCGTGGGCGATGCCACCCGTGCCGAAGAGGCGCTGTCCATTGCGCAGCGGTTCGGGCTGGAGCTTCCGGCCTCGGTGCTTGCGGTCCTGCACGGGACGACGGGGGTCGTGCCGCCGCAAGATCCCCGTCTGTCGCGGGCGCGGACCGAGGTGATTGCCGCCCCCGCACAATCGCTAGAGGTCGCCGCCGATCTGGCACGCCAGCAGGGGATGGAGGTACGCATTCTGGGCGAGGCGCTGGAAGGAGAGGCCCGTGAGCTGGCGGCTGCGCATGCGCGCCTTGCCTTGGAGATCGCGGCCAAAGAGGCGCGCTCGCGCCCTCTGTTGCTGCTATCGGGGGGCGAATGCACCGTGACGCAGCGTGGGGCGGCGGCGGAGGCCAAAGGAGGGCCGAATGCGGAATATGTGCTGGCCGTCTGCCAGACCCTCGCGGGGGCACCGCGCATCTGGGCGCTGGCTTGCGATACGGATGGGGTGGATGGCTCGGACGAGGTTGCAGGCGCATGGATCGGGCCGGAAACTGCGGGGCTGGCGCATCGTCTGGGTCTGTCCGCCTCCAAGGCGCTGGAGCAGCATGACAGTCACGGTTTCTTCGCGCGTTTGGGGCAGCAGGTGGTGCCCGGTCCGACATTGACCAATGTCAATGATTTCCGCGCCATCCTGATCCTTTAGTTGGAAAATTCGGAACAGCTTGCGCAGCGCCGCGTTGGTCGGGAAACCGATACCGGATAACGCAAGGAGAAAGCTATGATCGTCAAACGCGGCTCTGCCCATTGGGACGGCAGCATCAAAGAGGGGAAGGGCACCGTCTCGACCCAGTCGAAGGCGCTGGACGGCCAGCCCTATGGCTTCAATACCCGCTTCGAAGACAAGCCCGGCACCAATCCCGAAGAGCTGATCGCCGCGGCCCATGCGGCCTGTTTCTCGATGGCTTTGTCGGGGCAGTTGACGGGGGCCGGTATCACCGATGCGGCCATTGATACGACGGCAAAAATCTCGATGGAGAAAGACGGGGACGGCTTTAGCGTGACCTCTTCCGCGCTCAGTTGCACGGTGACGGCATCCGGCGAGGCCGAGACGATCCGCAAGGCGGCGGAAACGGCAAAGGCGAATTGTCCGATCTCGAAACTTCTGGATTGCGAGATCTCGCTGGATCTGACGGTCAACTAAGCTGCACGTGCTCTTCGCAGGGCAAGAGGGCTTGAGAGAGCCCTTGAGAAAATGAAAACGCCCGCCGGATACTGGCGGGCGTTTCCGATTGGCCTATCAGGCTTTTTTGCGACGGCGCAGGGCTGCGGCACCCGCGAAGGCGCCGGCCAGCAGCAGGCCGGTTGCCGGAAGCGGAACTGCCGGAACATCGAAATCTGCCGGAAGCTGGCTGAACAGGCCGATAGCACCCGCACCGGTCCCGTAGGGCGAGAGCGATGCCAGACCGGTCACCGAATAGCTGCCTGCGTTCAGCAGGACGCCCAGCGAGGAGAAGTCTTCCGACAGCCATGCGGTGTCGTAATCGCCTTCCCACGCACCTTCGGTATCGACAGAGCTGGTGATCATGGAGAAGAGATTGTTCAGGGTGACCGTGAACACATCCCCAGGTTGGTAAGCGTCAGTCACCAGCAGCCAGGAAGAGCTGCTCAGGGTGAAGTCGTAGCTATCACTAAAGCTCGAGCCGGTCTCGCCGAATTCGAAGCTCGTCCAGCCCCCGTCCACGGTGAGCGTGGTCGCAGAAGCCGAACCTGCAGCGACGGTGAGCATAACTGCCGCTGCCGCGATTTTGTTTTTGATATTAAACATTTGTGGGTTCCGTCAAAAAGGGGAGTCGAAATGTCAGAAGGGAGTGGCCGCGAGCGGTTACCCTTGGTCAACATGACGTGAAAAGAGTTAACTTTACAAGCCCTAATTGTAAATTTTTTTGATAACTATGCTTACTTTAAGCAGAGTTGTCTGATGGGGGAAGGGGGCCGCCGGTTGTAATGCCGCGCCGCATGGCCGTTGCGCGTGCCTGCGCGATCCGCTCGTAAACAGGGGTCAATGCGGGGTCGGTGGTCTGGGGGAATTCGATGCCGGTCAGCACGAATCGGAACCGTGCAGAGCTCTCGGCCAAGGCCTCGATCCGGTCGATCATGATCAGACCGGAGCTGTTGACGAGATCTTCCACGGGGCCGGCGGCCAAGAGAACCGCCTCCATCGGGCTGGACAGGCGAGGCAAAGCGCAGGTGATGAATTCCCATGCCCAATCAGGCACTTCGGTGATGACATAGGCGCAGGCCTGCGCCCATGTCACGGGGCCATCCAGCGGCGCGCGCAGCCAGTGCGCCGCCAGATCGTCGAGTGTCACGGGGCCTGCGGGGCAGTCCGGATCGTCCTGAAACCGGCTCAGAAGGTCCGGCGGCAGGACGGTCGGGCCGGTCACTGCATCAGTTCCTTGGTGGCCGAGAGTGTAACCTCGGGATAGTCGCGCACCACGCGGTCGATGTCCCATTGCAAGCGCGTCAGGAAGACGGGATCGCCGTCATTATCTGTCGCCATATGTTGCTTGTTGGCATTGATCAGCTTTTCTTTCGCGTCGCCATTGCCCAGAACCCAGCGGGCCGAAGTGAATTGCGACGGCTCGAATCGCACCGGAATGCCGTATTCCAGTTCGATTCGGCTGGCCAGAACCTCGAATTGCAGCGCGCCCACAACGCCCACGATAAAGCCCGAGCCGATCATCGGCTTGAAGACTTTCGCAGCCCCTTCCTCGGCGAATTGCATCAGCGCCTTTTCAAGGTGCTTGCCCTTCATCGGGTCGGTCGCGCGGACCGCCTGCAGCAGTTCCGGCGCGAAGGACGGGATGCCGGTGATATGCAGCATCTCGCCCTCGGTCAGCGCATCCCCAATGCGCAACTGGCCGTGGTTCGGGATACCGATGATATCGCCGCCCCATGCCTCGTCCGCCAGTTCCCGGTCGGCGGCAAGGAACAGCACGGGGCTGGAGATCGCCATCGGCTTTTTCGAGCGCACATGCATCAGCTTCATACCGCGTTCGAAATGGCCCGAAATCAGGCGCACGAAGGCCACGCGGTCGCGGTGCTTGGGGTCCATATTGGCCTGCACTTTGAAAACAAAGCCCTGCACTTTCTTTTCGTCGGGCGCGATCTGGCGTTCGGCGGCATTGGCGGGCTGCGGCTCGGGGCCGTAATTGCCGATCCCGTCCATCAGCTCCTTCACCCCAAAGCTGTTGATCGCCGAGCCGAACCAGATGGGGGTCATATGGCCCTCAAGGAAGGACTGACGGTCGAAGGCGGGCAGAAGCTCGCGGGCCATCTCGACCTCTTCGCGCAGCTTGGCCAGCAGGTCTTCGGGAATATGCTCTTCAAGTTTGGGGTCATCAAGCCCCTCCAGCTTGATCGATTCCGCCACCTTGTTGCGGTCGGCACGGTCCATCAGTTCCAGCCGGTCGTTGAGCATGTCATAGGCGCCAAGGAAATCGCGCCCGATGCCAATGGGCCACGAAGCCGGTGAGACGTCGATGGCAAGGTTTTCCTGAATCTCGTCGATGATCTCGAAGACATCGCGGGATTCGCGGTCCATCTTGTTACAGAAGGTCAGAATGGGCAGGTCGCGCAACCGGCAGACCTCGAAGAGCTTCTGGGTCTGGCTTTCCACACCCTTCGCCCCGTCGATCACCATGATCGCCGCATCTACCGCTGTCAGCGTCCGGTAGGTGTCTTCCGAGAAATCCGAGTGGCCGGGCGTATCGACCAGATTATAGCGGAAGGTCTTGTAATCGAAGGACATTGCCGATGCCGAGACCGAGATCCCGCGGTCTTTTTCCATCTGCATGAAGTCCGAGCGCGTCCGGCGTGCCTCGCCCTTGGCGCGGACCTGTCCGGCCATCTGGATGGCGCCGCCGAAAAGCAGGAACTTTTCGGTGAGTGTGGTCTTGCCAGCGTCGGGGTGCGAAATGATCGCGAAGGTCCGGCGGCGGGCGATTTCAGGCGGGAGTTCGGGACGGTTGCTCATGGATCGCCTCATACAATGGCCCGTGCGACATGGCAATTATGAAGCGTGTCCCTTCCTGCCGGAACGCCTCGCAGCGCAGGGTTCGAAAGGTCTTTGACCTCTTGCATCTTTTCGGTAACGTGCCCGTGATCGTTATTGGAGATTCTGCTGTGAAGAATGGTTTGGCATTGATTTGTGTGATTGGCCTTGTGGCCGGCTGCGGTGGCGGCAGCGGTGGCGGATCCGGCGCGTCGGGCACTCAGGCAATGGCGCTGAATGCAGCGGCGGCCGCTGAGCGCCTCGATACGCTCGAGCAGACCGAAGGTCTGACCGATTACGACAATCTGCCGAGCTCGGGCCGCGCGACCTATAACGGCTATGGTGTTCTGGTGAATGACGCGGAAGAAAACGGGTTCATCGGCAAAGCGACGCTGACGGCGGATTTCGGTGATGACAGTCTGAGCGGACATGTGGAGCAGTTCGGATATGCCGAGGCGGCGGATGGTGCCACCAAGCTGTCTTCTGCCAGCGGTCGTCTGGATATCACCAACGGCACCATCACGGATCTGGCCGGAACGGCGCAGATTGACGCGGATGTCTCGGGCAATGTGACGGGAGGTGGCAAGACCGTGGTGGTGGACGGTCAGGCGACGGGGACCTTTGTCGGGGATGATTACGATGGCATCGGTCTGGCGGCCTCGCCCGACACGATGACCGCAACCGAAAACGGGGTGCAGAGCGATTACTATCTGGCGGTGATCGGCGAACGCTAAGACGGAACCGGAGGGCGGGTCATGATGTTTTGCCGCAAACGGAGGACATCATCATGGCCCAGTCCGGTCACCGGACCCCGCATCGGCGGACCCCCGGGAAAACCGCCAGCCAGAACAATCCCGCTTTGAAAGACGCGGACCTTTACGACACCCTGCGTAGCAAGGGGATGTCGAAGGAGAAGGCGGCGCGCATTTCCAATGCCCATGCCAATCCCCATCTGCATCCCTCCGAAAAGGGCGGCAAGGCCCCCCGTTACGAGGAATGGACCAAGCACGCGCTCTATCGTCATGCGCAGGAGATTGGGCTCGACGGGCGCTCCGGCATGACAAAGCCACAGCTGATCAAGGCGCTCCGGCGCCATTGATCCCGTCTCTCAGCGGCGCTTGCTGAACAGCGTGTCGCGCCCGATACGCTCCAGCATCTCGCGGCCTGCCTCGGTGCCGAAATGCGGCTTATGTGCCAGATCCGGCATGCGGGCACGGATTTCGGCGGTCAGCTGTTCGGGCATTTGCGACAGGCTTGCCTCCGTCACCATCAGGCTTTCGATGGGGATGCCCTCGGCATAGATGATTTCGTGACGATCGAAAATCAGCGCGTAATAATCGACATATCCGCCCTCGCGGCGCCAGACATGTTCGTCATCAACCAGATGCTTGGCCTGCACCAGCAACTCTGCCGTATGGCCGATGCGGGCGGGGCCGCGCCGATACAGGAACAGCCGGTGATGCGGGCTGACCACAAGGTCGCCCTCATTGCCCAATGTGCCACTGGAAATCACCACCGGCGCGAAGCTGCCGAAGGCGCGCATGGTGGATTTCGTGATCAGGCGCAACGGCTGCGGGCCGTTATCGCGGGTCAGGATACGGTCGCCCGGTTGCAGGGTTTCGATAGGACGCTGCGCACCGCCTGCAATGGTGATCATGGTGCCGGTGGTAAAGGCCACGCAGATCAGGTCGGTCAGTCGTGCCGATCCGGGGTCTTCATGCGCTTCGAGCAAGGTATAATCGACCCGCGCGGCGATCGGGGACATCGGCAGCACAAACAGCGTGTCATCCGCACTATTGCGCAGCAACAGCATATCCACGCTATCGCCTTCGGGGGCCATCAGCACATGGCGCGAGACCACCTCGATCGGTTGGCCGCTCTGCCCGATATCCGACCCTTCCGCGATGCGCTGACTGTCCCCGTCGACCTCGAACATCAGCCGCAGCGGGCGGGCGTCGCGATCGAGTTGATAGACATCGCCGGGCACGCAGAAGGCGGCCAGATCCAACCCGTCGCCCTGATTGGCACCGGCGGTGACCCAGAACAGGTTGGCATCGAAAACATGGACAGTCTGCGTGGTTTGCAAGGTTGCTAGGCTCATGAGGACAGGACTATCGTGGCGTGAATATCTGGTATTAACCTATATTTCCTGACGATGGCTTAAGAAAGGCATGACTGTGTCAATCTTAGGCTTGCGACCCAAGAGCAGAGTGATAGCTGTTGGGATGATTGAAATTTAGGAGGGTCGCATGGATTTGGGTATTCGCGGAAAACGGGCCATTGTTTGTGCCGGATCTAAAGGTCTGGGGCGTGGCTGCGCCGAGGCACTGGCCGAGGCAGGGGTCGATCTGATCCTCAATGCGCGCTCGGCGGATGTTCTGGACGCGGCTGCACAGGAGATCGCCAAGACCTACGGTGTCAGCGTCACGCCGGTGGCCGCAGATATCACCACCGAGGAAGGCCGCGCCAAGGTGATGGCGGCGGCAGGCGAGGGGATCGACATTCTTGTCAATAATGCGGGCGGACCGCCTCCGGGGCTGTGGTCTGACTGGAATCGCGATGATTTCATCAAGGCGCTTGATGCCAATATGCTGGCGCCGATTGCGATGATGCAGGCGGTGCTGCCCGCGATGATGGAACGCGGCTGGGGGCGTGTCGTCAATATCACCTCGCAATCCGTCCGTGCGCCGATTGCCCAGCTTGGCCTGTCGAACTCGGCCCGTTCGGGGCTGACGGGCTTCGTGGCGGGCACGTCGCGGCAGGTTGCAGGCAGTGGTGTGACCATCAACAACATGCTGCCCGGCATCCATGCGACAGATCGCGCCGTGTCTTTGGACAGCAATGTGGTCAAGGCGGAAGGCATCAGCATGGAGGAAGCCAAAGCCCGCCGTGCCAAGACCATTCCTGCGGGCCGCTATGGCACAACGACCGAATTCGGGGCCATGTGTGCCTTCCTGTGTTCGCAGCATGCGGGGTTCATCGTCGGGCAGAATATCATGCTGGATGGCGGGGCCGCGAATATCTCGGTGTAATCCCCAAGACGGAAGGGGCGCGTATTGCGCCCTTTTCGCCGCAGGTGATGATTGGCAAAACGCCTGTTTTTCTCTAAGGACGGCGCAGTCGTTTTCCATCCGCCCCGCCGAGAACAGGACCGCCATGAGCCCCACCGCCCAGATCCCGCCGCGCCTAGAAGTTCAGGGGCTGTTTCGCAGCTTCGAGGGGCGTATGGCGGTGGAGGATGTGTCCTTCAGTATCCGGGCGGGGCAGGTGACCTGTCTGCTTGGCCCGTCCGGCTGCGGGAAGTCCACGACATTGCGGATGATCGCGGGCGTCGAGATGCAGGATCGTGGCCGGATTCTGGTGGATGGCACCCTGATCTGCGACACCGTGTTCCGCGTGCCGCCAGAGCGCCGCGCGATTGGCCTCATGTTTCAGGATTTCGCGCTTTTTCCGCATCTTTCTGTGGCAGAGAATGTCGCCTTCGGTCTTTCGGGGCCGTCACGGGTCAAGCGCCAGCGGGTCGAGGAATTGCTGGGCCGTGTGCATCTGGCCCATCATATCGACGATTTTCCCCACCAGTTGTCGGGCGGCGAACAGCAGCGCGTGGCTCTGGCCCGCGCATTGGCGCCGCGCCCGCGTATCCTGTTGATGGACGAGCCTTTTTCGGGGCTGGATGAGCGTCTGCGCGACGATATCCGCGACGAGACGCTGGCGCTTCTGAAAGAGGAAGGTACCGCCGTTCTGCTGGTGACACACGAACCCCAAGAGGCCATGCGGATGGCCGACGAGATCCTGCTGATGCGCGGTGGGCGTATTGTTCAGGGGGGCGCGCCCTATAATCTGTATAACGCGCCTGTGGATCGCGCGGCGGCCAGTTTCTTCTCGGATATCAATGTGATCCGTGCACGTGTCGAAGGCGCGCTGACCCGCACGCCCTTCGGGGAATTTCTGGCGCCGGGACGCGCGGATGGCTCCGAGGTGGATATCGTGATCCGCCCGCAGCATCTGAAAATCGATTTCGACCGTGCAGGGCAGGGGCCTTTGCCGACGCCGCAAGATGGCACCGCCGCACGCGCCCTTGTCGAACGCGCCCGCTTCATGGGACGCGAGAGCCTTGTGGAATTCCGGATGGAATATGACGGTTCGGTATTGAAGGCGACGGTGCCCAATGTGTTCCTGCCGAAAGCGGGCACGCCAATGTGGCTGATGATCCGGCGCGACCGTTGCTTTGTGTTTCCGGTCACCTGAGGTCCGGTTGCCCGCAGGCGTCTATGCCTTGGCGGCGTCGGGGGTGGGGGGCGCGGCCTTGCGCCGCCGTGGCAGGTCCTTGAGGATCTTCTGCCGTTCCATATGCGACATCGTTCCCCAGCGCGCGATCTCGTCGAGTGAGCGCAGACAGTCGAGGCAGGTCTGGCTGGCCGGATCGAAGGTGCAGATATTGCGGCAGGGGCTTTTGATGCGGGCCATCAGGTGCTGCGAGTCAGATTGGCCAGACGGTCCAGCGCCCCCTGCAGAATGAAGCTCGCGGCCACATTGTCGATCCGCTCGGCGCGTTTGGCGCGCGACAGGTCGGCCTCCAGCATGGCGCGTTCTGCAGCGACGGTGGACAGGCGTTCGTCCCAGAAGCCGATGGGGAGGTCCTGCATCCGCGCGATATTGCGGGCAAAGGCGCGGGTCGATTGGGCGCGCGGCCCCTCCGAACCATCCATGTTCATCGGCAGGCCGAGGATGATCGCGCAGGTCTCGCGTTCGGCCACAATCCGGAAAAGAGCCTCGGCATCGGCGGTGAATTTGGTGCGCTTGATGGTCAGGATCGGGCTGGCCACCGAGCGCAGCATATCCGACCCCGCCACCCCGATGGTTTTGGTGCCCAGATCCAGCCCGAGGATCGAGCCCATACGAGGCAGGGCGGCGGCAAATTCGGTGATGTCTTCAAAAATCATTGCGCAAGCCCGATCTGTTTTGCGGTAGCGGTGATATGGGCAAGTGCGGCGGGATCATCGGCCAGCGCGGTCTGCGCCTTGGCGTAAAGATCTGCCGCGCGGTCGGTCTGGTTCAGGGTCATCAGGGCCCGCAGGCCACGGTCCCATTCGGACGCGTCTCCGCCTTCGGTCTCAAGCCGTTCCACCAGCCCGTCGACCATGCCCTGAATCATCTTCTGCCGGTCTTCCGGCGTCATATCCTGTGCATTCCTGACGTCTTCCGCGCTGGGGCCTGTCTGGCCCGCAGCCGCCACATCAAAGGGCCATTTGCCCTCGGCGGCCTGATCCAGCAGGGTCAGGGCCTCGGGGGCCTTGGCAAAGACGCCGCGCGCCTCCGAGAGGATGGCGGTCACCTGTTCGGACTGGTCCAGAAGCCGCAGGCCAGCCAGAAGCGTGGCCCAGTCTTCCGCGCTGCCGCCGCGATTGGCCAGTTGGGTCTGCAGGGCGTTCACCTTGTCGGACAGGGCGGTGGCGCGCTGGTCCTGTGGCAGCTTCTCGGCTGCGATCAGGTCCGCAAGGCTCGGACCGAGCGTGCCCAGTTCCGGAGGTTGGTAATCGGGCTGGCCTGCAAGCCATGCAACGGTCGGCATATTGTCCAGCACCGGCTGCACCCAGTCATCCTGCCGTGTGCTGTCGCGCAAAAGGGCATCCCAGATGCGGAAGGTCCGGTCGGGACGGCCATTCTGGGCCATCATCAGGCCGATGTAATAGCGTGCGCGCCCGTTGGATTTGTCAAGCGTTACGGCCTTGCCAAAGGCGGCTTCGGCTTCGGGCGTGACCAGACCGCCAGCCGCGATCACCCGGTATTCGCCCAGACTGGCCGCATCCTCTGCGGTCGCCTTGTCCCCCAGAACCGCAATCAGTTTTTCCTGTGCCGCCACTCCGGCATGCAGATTGCCGACATTGATTTCGTTGCGCGCCAGAAGCCGCAGCCCTGCCGGATCATTGGGACGGGCTGCCACGGCATCGCGGAGCCTGTCCATCAATGCGGAAAATTGCGCATCGACCTGAGGCTTGCGGTATTTTTTGGCGAAATCGGCCTCTGCCTGATCCTGATGCGGGCGGCCCAGATAGCTTTGATCCGCCAAGGCCAGCCGCGCATTGATCGGCTGGTCCGCATAGCCATCCGCGCCCAGATCCAGATACAGCCCCGCTGCGCCGCCAAGGCAGGCCAGAATCACCACGCTGATCGCCAGT
The sequence above is drawn from the Thioclava sp. GXIMD4216 genome and encodes:
- a CDS encoding quinone-dependent dihydroorotate dehydrogenase, which encodes MPLIESLGLRALHYFNPERAHGLSIRALAAGLVPMKGVWTSPRIATEIAGLALPNPVGLAAGFDKNAEAVAPLMRAGFGFLEVGAATPRAQPGNPKPRLFRLTEDRAVINRFGFNNEGMEPIAHRLAGRPAGIPVGLNLGANKDSVDRAADFAKVLAHAGPWLDFATVNVSSPNTEKLRDLQGPEALGALLADVIRTRNTLARPIPIFLKIAPDLTDDEIIDIAQVARHSGIDAIIATNTTLSRDGLHSAHAAEKGGMSGAPLFEKSTRVLAKLSRATEGQLPLIGVGGISSGAQAYQKILAGASAVQLYSALVYHGLSLADRIAHELDALLAENGYAHISDAVGKGRDQWL
- a CDS encoding bifunctional metallophosphatase/5'-nucleotidase yields the protein MTTRISNAPLAGLALVAGLFAADMARAEFTLNVLHTNDFHARFEPINKYDATCSAEEDAEGQCFGGSARLVTAVRQARAKAAHSILLDAGDQFQGSLFYTYYKGRAAAEFMTVLGYQAMTVGNHEFDDGPETLRAFIDRLDFPVLMANADLTRSPELSGVVRRSTVLEVGGEKIGIIGLTPQDNAELSSPGPTITFLDPVPVVKAELAKLQASGVNKIIVLSHSGYEVDRKIAQAVPDVDVIVGGHSHTLLGNMAGAKGPYPTMIGKTAIVQAFAYSKYLGDLEVTFDDAGTVLSAKGQPILLDASVPEDGAAKARIAELAKPLDEIRNKVVAQAHGAIDGAREICRFEECPMGDLLADAMLARVRDQGVDIALTNGGGLRASLPAGDVTMGDVLTVLPFQNTLSTFETQGAVILAALENGASQMEEGAGRFAQVAGLTYRVTPGAAVGARISDVMVSQNGAWVPLDPQARYGVVTNNYLRAGGDGYAMFQTGAENAYDYGPDLADVLAEYMTARTPVTPYTDSRITVVK
- a CDS encoding glycerate kinase — its product is MSREPILPDPAAFLVRLFKAAVAAADPMICIPRALGPKPEGRVVVVGAGKASARMAEAVESVWGPCEGLVITRYGYGRPTKGIEIVEAAHPVPDQAGVTATRRMLELLAGLGAQDTVIALISGGGSALLCAPAGDITLAEKQAVNAMLLASGASIDRMNVLRKHLSAVKGGQLAAAAYPAQLRALLISDVPGDDPAFIASGPTVGDATRAEEALSIAQRFGLELPASVLAVLHGTTGVVPPQDPRLSRARTEVIAAPAQSLEVAADLARQQGMEVRILGEALEGEARELAAAHARLALEIAAKEARSRPLLLLSGGECTVTQRGAAAEAKGGPNAEYVLAVCQTLAGAPRIWALACDTDGVDGSDEVAGAWIGPETAGLAHRLGLSASKALEQHDSHGFFARLGQQVVPGPTLTNVNDFRAILIL
- a CDS encoding DUF952 domain-containing protein; translated protein: MLIYKIFRPAEWQALQAQGTTSGAPVDLADGFIHFSTAEQMRETAAKHFAGAGDLVLASVDADALGAALRWEVSRGGALFPHLYRALALHEVHATHPLPQGPEGHIFPETL
- a CDS encoding OsmC family protein, which translates into the protein MIVKRGSAHWDGSIKEGKGTVSTQSKALDGQPYGFNTRFEDKPGTNPEELIAAAHAACFSMALSGQLTGAGITDAAIDTTAKISMEKDGDGFSVTSSALSCTVTASGEAETIRKAAETAKANCPISKLLDCEISLDLTVN
- a CDS encoding VPLPA-CTERM sorting domain-containing protein — protein: MFNIKNKIAAAAVMLTVAAGSASATTLTVDGGWTSFEFGETGSSFSDSYDFTLSSSSWLLVTDAYQPGDVFTVTLNNLFSMITSSVDTEGAWEGDYDTAWLSEDFSSLGVLLNAGSYSVTGLASLSPYGTGAGAIGLFSQLPADFDVPAVPLPATGLLLAGAFAGAAALRRRKKA